A genome region from Oncorhynchus masou masou isolate Uvic2021 chromosome 14, UVic_Omas_1.1, whole genome shotgun sequence includes the following:
- the LOC135554243 gene encoding activating transcription factor 7-interacting protein 1-like isoform X1, translated as MDVVVAEEPLRKIFRAKKTMKVSDRQQLESLHTTLSSPCSLPSPPQPVMVNGKHCEDVSMEVDKEIHGTTHTTTHAPSSLMATSLTTETSEEPTASELLVSSSQNIHSDVKDVQEEGEGDKESTLPSLEVEDKMNGLGKVDRNSKEDVIVSSPVSSEKAVAVREREVDGMEVDLVPGTTPDTVPILNPAASLLLSSNTAIESVSSPSLSPSYTAESDQEVRPGFLVLSEDDDVQDESDEEEEQRESEGKVEKVEVNMEKPEQFENGAPVDCPSPSSPTPLQIDEEEEGAALQKKRSLSGDSEDGGQKQGERDLEVVERHHKRPRVDCEEVEAHVELKISGSAEKQHKLKKVVQQLVEEQLGVLQLTLFDKSLQGLRDRLDKIEKHPSALKSLQAKIGRLSKKVGTAIQARENAKKPPEVLLPPTSTSATATTQAGSGILGLRTMGNNIPDPKRNDQSSQTPSPVRTDQGCQTPSPVPTAPLLPSPSSTASAGSQPTSQTLMLSTCVTPTPGPSAFPLQSFLIQLPGGGTAILTNPTNSQLIPVCALPAMTSSTVTPTTAFLLQRTTPYTPAAHKPPSASALLSHFAATPTTMTTPTDSPAATTSHITTPIPMPRATTITTTTPWATPRATTITTPRATTITTPRATTITTPRATTITTPRATTITTPRATTITTPRATPNISHPEDTGTVGRPSSSVSVSVCESIRLVSVANSTSSLPRFSMPATTGTQTSVRPAASVHPAAPAQLAAPVPQVPAKTGSESTNTPSDSTQAFHPAKSEAFIDLTEEEEEDDVLVTGVLKAPVALKASSSPSTAGQRTTATQQTATSTSVGTQAVRSSLGQTSAVGSPHAVYHRPLQGSPSESIASATTTSSSSIPCPQPSPLPPLPVPPQTISLPLEAASTSPPQQPLLKITRVPSQNDGIVLSWSVIEVDRSCAAVDSYHLYAYHQDHSGPSTQPLLWKKIGEVKALALPMACTLTQFVSGSKYYFAVRARDVFGRFGPFCEPQCTDVLTSPSPKAPI; from the exons ATGGATGTTGTTGTCGCAGAGGAACCCCTGAGGAAAATTTTCAGAGCAAAAAAGACTATGAAAGTCAGCGATCGACAGCAACTGGAATCCCTTCacaccactctctcctctccatgttcTTTGCCATCCCCACCTCAGCCAGTAATGGTAAATGGGAAGCACTGTGAAGATGTGTCTATGGAAGTAGATAAAGAAATACATGGAACTACACATACCACCACTCATGCCCCTTCCTCCCTGATGGCCACATCCCTAACCACTGAGACCTCTGAGGAACCAACAGCCTCTGAATTACTGGTTTCTTCATCACAGAACATACACTCTGATGTAAAAGATGTtcaggaagaaggagagggggacaagGAGTCTACATTACCCAGCCTTGAGGTAGAAGACAAAATGAATGGACTGGGAAAGGTGGATAGAAATTCCAAGGAGGATGTTATTGTTTCCTCTCCTGTGAGTTCAGAGAAAGCAGTAGCAGTAAGAGAGCGTGAGGTTGATGGTATGGAAGTAGACCTGGTACCAGGTACCACTCCGGACACAGTGCCCATATTGAACCCTgctgcctccctcctcctgtcctccaacACGGCTATAGagtctgtctcttccccttcgcTCTCCCCGTCATACACGGCAGAGTCAGACCAGGAGGTCAGGCCAGGATTCCTGGTGCTTAGTGAAGATGATGATGTCCAGGatgagagtgatgaagaggaggaacagagggaaaGTGAAGGAAAGGTAGAAAAAGTTGAGGTTAACATGGAGAAGCCAGAACAGTTTGAAAATGGTGCTCCAGTTGACTGTCCTTCCCCTTCATCACCGACGCCCCTTCAGATTGATGAAG AAGAGGAGGGTGCTGCTCTACAGAAGAAACGATCCTTGTCTGGAGACTCGGAGGATGGTGGTCAaaagcagggagaaagagacttGGAAGTGGTGGAGAGGCATCATAAGAGGCCCAGAGTAGACTGTGAGGAGGTGGAGGCTCATGTGGAGTTGAAGATCAGTGGGAGCGCAGAAAAGCAACACAAGCTAAAGAAG GTGGTGCAGCAGCTTGTTGAGGAGCAGCTGGGTGTTCTGCAGCTCACACTATTTGACAAGAGTCTTCAGGGGCTCAGAGACAGACTGGACAAAATAGAAAAACACCCGAGTGCACTCAAGAGCCTGCAG GCAAAGATTGGCCGACTTTCTAAGAAAGTTGGAACTGCCATCCAGGCCAGGGAGAATGCCAAGAAACCTCCAGAG GTACTGTTGCCACCTACCTCTACTTCTGCCACAGCAACCACCCAAGCAGGATCAGGAATTCTCGGCCTGAG AACAATGGGGAACAACATACCGGATCCAAAACGTAATGATCAGAGCAGTCAAACCCCTAGTCCTGTACGTACTGATCAGGGCTGTCAAACCCCTAGTCCTGTACCCACAG CCCCCTTGCTACCTTCCCCCTCTTCCACAGCCTCAGCCGGATCTCAACCCACATCCCAAACCTTGATGCTGAGCACCTGTGTTACCCCAACACCAGGCCCGTCCGCCTTCCCTCTCCAGTCATTCCTCATACAGCtgcctggtggtgggacagccaTCCTTACCAACCCAACCAACTCCCAGCTAATCCCAGTGTGCGCACTTCCCGCCATGACGAGTTCCACCGTGACACCCACCACTGCCTTCCTCCTGCAGAGGACTACTCCCTACACCCCTGCTGCTCACAAGCCCCCCTCTGCTTCTGCCCTCTTATCTCATTTCGCTGCCACACCCACAACCATGACTACACCCACTGACTCACCAGCTGCCACAACGTCCCACATAACCACACCCATACCCATGCCCAGGGCCACAACCATAACCACAACAACACCCTGGGCCACACCCAGGGCCACAACCATAACCACACCCAGGGCCACAACCATAACCACACCCAGGGCCACAACCATAACCACACCCAGGGCCACAACCATAACCACACCCAGGGCCACAACCATAACCACACCCAGGGCCACAACCATAACCACACCCAGGGCCACACCCAATATCTCCCACCCTGAAGACACTGGGACAGTCGGCAGGCCCAgctccagtgtgtctgtctccgtcTGTGAGTCCATTCGGCTTGTGTCTGTGGCGAACTCCACTTCATCCTTACCAAGATTCTCAATGCCAGCCACCACAGGCACTCAAACCTCTGTGCGACCAGCTGCCTCTGTGCATCCAGCTGCCCCAGCACAACTAGCTGCCCCTGTACCACAGGTGCCTGCAAAAACAG GTAGTGAATCTACAAATACCCCTTCAGACTCCACGCAGGCATTTCACCCTGCCAAATCAGAAGCATTCATAGacctgacagaggaggaggaggaggatgatgttCTAG TTACTGGAGTGCTGAAGGCTCCGGTGGCTTTGAAGGCCTCATCCTCGCCTTCAACAGCGGGTCAGCGAACAACGGCCACACAGCAAACAGCCACCTCCACTTCAGTCGGCACACAGGCCG TGAGGTCATCTCTTGGTCAGACTTCAGCTGTTGGATCTCCGCATGCTGTTTATCATCGCCCCCTGCAG GGCTCCCCATCTGAAAGTATTGCCTCTGCAACAACCACTTCTTCATCTTCCATACCATGTCCCCagccctctccccttccccccttGCCTGTCCCACCTCAAACTATCAGCCTGCCCCTCGAAGCGGCAAGCACCAGCCCTCCACAGCAGCCTCTGCTCAAAATAACCCGGGTTCCGAGCCAGAATGACGGCATCGTGCTCTCCTGGTCTGTGATTGAGGTAGACAGGAGCTGTGCTGCCGTGGACAGCTACCACCTATACGCCTACCACCAGGACCACTCTGGCCCCAGCACACAGCCCCTACTCTGGAAGAAGATAGGGGAGGTGAAGGCCTTGGCTTTGCCCATGGCCTGTACACTCACACAGTTTGTCTCTGGCTCCAAGTACTACTTTGCAGTCCGTGCCAGGGACGTGTTTGGCCGCTTTGGTCCATTCTGTGAGCCTCAGTGCACTGACGTCTTAACGTCCCCTTCACCGAAAGCTCCAATTTAA
- the LOC135554243 gene encoding activating transcription factor 7-interacting protein 1-like isoform X2, whose translation MDVVVAEEPLRKIFRAKKTMKVSDRQQLESLHTTLSSPCSLPSPPQPVMVNGKHCEDVSMEVDKEIHGTTHTTTHAPSSLMATSLTTETSEEPTASELLVSSSQNIHSDVKDVQEEGEGDKESTLPSLEVEDKMNGLGKVDRNSKEDVIVSSPVSSEKAVAVREREVDGMEVDLVPGTTPDTVPILNPAASLLLSSNTAIESVSSPSLSPSYTAESDQEVRPGFLVLSEDDDVQDESDEEEEQRESEGKVEKVEVNMEKPEQFENGAPVDCPSPSSPTPLQIDEEEGAALQKKRSLSGDSEDGGQKQGERDLEVVERHHKRPRVDCEEVEAHVELKISGSAEKQHKLKKVVQQLVEEQLGVLQLTLFDKSLQGLRDRLDKIEKHPSALKSLQAKIGRLSKKVGTAIQARENAKKPPEVLLPPTSTSATATTQAGSGILGLRTMGNNIPDPKRNDQSSQTPSPVRTDQGCQTPSPVPTAPLLPSPSSTASAGSQPTSQTLMLSTCVTPTPGPSAFPLQSFLIQLPGGGTAILTNPTNSQLIPVCALPAMTSSTVTPTTAFLLQRTTPYTPAAHKPPSASALLSHFAATPTTMTTPTDSPAATTSHITTPIPMPRATTITTTTPWATPRATTITTPRATTITTPRATTITTPRATTITTPRATTITTPRATTITTPRATPNISHPEDTGTVGRPSSSVSVSVCESIRLVSVANSTSSLPRFSMPATTGTQTSVRPAASVHPAAPAQLAAPVPQVPAKTGSESTNTPSDSTQAFHPAKSEAFIDLTEEEEEDDVLVTGVLKAPVALKASSSPSTAGQRTTATQQTATSTSVGTQAVRSSLGQTSAVGSPHAVYHRPLQGSPSESIASATTTSSSSIPCPQPSPLPPLPVPPQTISLPLEAASTSPPQQPLLKITRVPSQNDGIVLSWSVIEVDRSCAAVDSYHLYAYHQDHSGPSTQPLLWKKIGEVKALALPMACTLTQFVSGSKYYFAVRARDVFGRFGPFCEPQCTDVLTSPSPKAPI comes from the exons ATGGATGTTGTTGTCGCAGAGGAACCCCTGAGGAAAATTTTCAGAGCAAAAAAGACTATGAAAGTCAGCGATCGACAGCAACTGGAATCCCTTCacaccactctctcctctccatgttcTTTGCCATCCCCACCTCAGCCAGTAATGGTAAATGGGAAGCACTGTGAAGATGTGTCTATGGAAGTAGATAAAGAAATACATGGAACTACACATACCACCACTCATGCCCCTTCCTCCCTGATGGCCACATCCCTAACCACTGAGACCTCTGAGGAACCAACAGCCTCTGAATTACTGGTTTCTTCATCACAGAACATACACTCTGATGTAAAAGATGTtcaggaagaaggagagggggacaagGAGTCTACATTACCCAGCCTTGAGGTAGAAGACAAAATGAATGGACTGGGAAAGGTGGATAGAAATTCCAAGGAGGATGTTATTGTTTCCTCTCCTGTGAGTTCAGAGAAAGCAGTAGCAGTAAGAGAGCGTGAGGTTGATGGTATGGAAGTAGACCTGGTACCAGGTACCACTCCGGACACAGTGCCCATATTGAACCCTgctgcctccctcctcctgtcctccaacACGGCTATAGagtctgtctcttccccttcgcTCTCCCCGTCATACACGGCAGAGTCAGACCAGGAGGTCAGGCCAGGATTCCTGGTGCTTAGTGAAGATGATGATGTCCAGGatgagagtgatgaagaggaggaacagagggaaaGTGAAGGAAAGGTAGAAAAAGTTGAGGTTAACATGGAGAAGCCAGAACAGTTTGAAAATGGTGCTCCAGTTGACTGTCCTTCCCCTTCATCACCGACGCCCCTTCAGATTGATGAAG AGGAGGGTGCTGCTCTACAGAAGAAACGATCCTTGTCTGGAGACTCGGAGGATGGTGGTCAaaagcagggagaaagagacttGGAAGTGGTGGAGAGGCATCATAAGAGGCCCAGAGTAGACTGTGAGGAGGTGGAGGCTCATGTGGAGTTGAAGATCAGTGGGAGCGCAGAAAAGCAACACAAGCTAAAGAAG GTGGTGCAGCAGCTTGTTGAGGAGCAGCTGGGTGTTCTGCAGCTCACACTATTTGACAAGAGTCTTCAGGGGCTCAGAGACAGACTGGACAAAATAGAAAAACACCCGAGTGCACTCAAGAGCCTGCAG GCAAAGATTGGCCGACTTTCTAAGAAAGTTGGAACTGCCATCCAGGCCAGGGAGAATGCCAAGAAACCTCCAGAG GTACTGTTGCCACCTACCTCTACTTCTGCCACAGCAACCACCCAAGCAGGATCAGGAATTCTCGGCCTGAG AACAATGGGGAACAACATACCGGATCCAAAACGTAATGATCAGAGCAGTCAAACCCCTAGTCCTGTACGTACTGATCAGGGCTGTCAAACCCCTAGTCCTGTACCCACAG CCCCCTTGCTACCTTCCCCCTCTTCCACAGCCTCAGCCGGATCTCAACCCACATCCCAAACCTTGATGCTGAGCACCTGTGTTACCCCAACACCAGGCCCGTCCGCCTTCCCTCTCCAGTCATTCCTCATACAGCtgcctggtggtgggacagccaTCCTTACCAACCCAACCAACTCCCAGCTAATCCCAGTGTGCGCACTTCCCGCCATGACGAGTTCCACCGTGACACCCACCACTGCCTTCCTCCTGCAGAGGACTACTCCCTACACCCCTGCTGCTCACAAGCCCCCCTCTGCTTCTGCCCTCTTATCTCATTTCGCTGCCACACCCACAACCATGACTACACCCACTGACTCACCAGCTGCCACAACGTCCCACATAACCACACCCATACCCATGCCCAGGGCCACAACCATAACCACAACAACACCCTGGGCCACACCCAGGGCCACAACCATAACCACACCCAGGGCCACAACCATAACCACACCCAGGGCCACAACCATAACCACACCCAGGGCCACAACCATAACCACACCCAGGGCCACAACCATAACCACACCCAGGGCCACAACCATAACCACACCCAGGGCCACACCCAATATCTCCCACCCTGAAGACACTGGGACAGTCGGCAGGCCCAgctccagtgtgtctgtctccgtcTGTGAGTCCATTCGGCTTGTGTCTGTGGCGAACTCCACTTCATCCTTACCAAGATTCTCAATGCCAGCCACCACAGGCACTCAAACCTCTGTGCGACCAGCTGCCTCTGTGCATCCAGCTGCCCCAGCACAACTAGCTGCCCCTGTACCACAGGTGCCTGCAAAAACAG GTAGTGAATCTACAAATACCCCTTCAGACTCCACGCAGGCATTTCACCCTGCCAAATCAGAAGCATTCATAGacctgacagaggaggaggaggaggatgatgttCTAG TTACTGGAGTGCTGAAGGCTCCGGTGGCTTTGAAGGCCTCATCCTCGCCTTCAACAGCGGGTCAGCGAACAACGGCCACACAGCAAACAGCCACCTCCACTTCAGTCGGCACACAGGCCG TGAGGTCATCTCTTGGTCAGACTTCAGCTGTTGGATCTCCGCATGCTGTTTATCATCGCCCCCTGCAG GGCTCCCCATCTGAAAGTATTGCCTCTGCAACAACCACTTCTTCATCTTCCATACCATGTCCCCagccctctccccttccccccttGCCTGTCCCACCTCAAACTATCAGCCTGCCCCTCGAAGCGGCAAGCACCAGCCCTCCACAGCAGCCTCTGCTCAAAATAACCCGGGTTCCGAGCCAGAATGACGGCATCGTGCTCTCCTGGTCTGTGATTGAGGTAGACAGGAGCTGTGCTGCCGTGGACAGCTACCACCTATACGCCTACCACCAGGACCACTCTGGCCCCAGCACACAGCCCCTACTCTGGAAGAAGATAGGGGAGGTGAAGGCCTTGGCTTTGCCCATGGCCTGTACACTCACACAGTTTGTCTCTGGCTCCAAGTACTACTTTGCAGTCCGTGCCAGGGACGTGTTTGGCCGCTTTGGTCCATTCTGTGAGCCTCAGTGCACTGACGTCTTAACGTCCCCTTCACCGAAAGCTCCAATTTAA